TGGAGTTGTCCAATGGACAATTTCAGGGTTTTTTTTATTTTTTTTTAAATGTATTGATTTGTTACATAACGTATCATATAATGATAGCAATATACATATTGTAACACTTTACGACAAAGAAGTTACTTTGGGGGGGTTGGTGATTTGTGAGTAATTCAGAACTAGTGTTTTGCGTTAGTTGTAATAATATAATGAAGAAAAATAGCGCGGAGACCGTTTTTAAGACAGGCTTTTATAGAAATACTATACCATTGGGGCATTGTAAAGAATGTGCTTGTGGTGTATTTCCTGATCTTCAACTGGGAATGATAAGCCAGATGGATAAGAGCTTCAATTTCCCTACGCCAATTGTTTTTACAGCATAGATATTTTTTGTAGCAAAAAGGCCACTGTATGAATCAATGTCATTAAGTTAAACCCAAAGACCTGACCTGTAATAAAAGTAAATCCAAAACGGCATGGGATTAAGTCCTGTGTCGTTTGTTTTTGTTGCAGGTAAGGAAAAAAGCGTACAAGGTGCTTGTACAGCTGATATTGTTCCATCTTTCTGTCAGGTCCTGTATCTATTTCTCGTGCAAAAAAAGAGCAGGCACTAATTTCAATAGCCTGCTCTTTCCAGTAGATGCTTATGAGAACTATAATCAATTTGCTGCTTCTCAAGAAAGCTTGTCAAACTTTTGTAGTCTCGCTTCGGAGTAGCTAGAATATACCCTTTTATGCAGTGATCTCTAGTAACTTTGGATGCCCCCTCTTCCAAAGCGACTTCGCCGATTTTTGCGGCAATGGAATGCTTGGCAATGTCTCTAAATGGAGTTGGCACAGGAGATACCAACTGATCCAGGAATCTTTTGGAGTCATCTGTCCATAGATGTCTGGAATTGTCGACGTAATAATTCTGCCAATCCAGTTTTGATTTTCCATCTTCTTTGGGCAATACTTTTAAGAACTTGCGGAACATGAAGTAACCACCAACCGACATAAAGAAGAGCAGGATAAACACCCAGAAGATAATAAACCACATAAAAAAATCACCATTCATATATTTGTCACCTCAAATAACATTATAGTTTATGTATGAATTATACCTCATTTATAGATTTCTTGCGACAGAGCGAGTAAAATAAGGGAGTAGTAAACCTATATAAAGGAGTTAACGATCATGCCCAAAATTGGATCACACGTCTCTTTTTCCGATAAAGGATTATTAAATGCTGCTGAGGAAGCAATTTCTTATGGTTCTTCCACATTTATGATATACACAGGTGCACCGCAAAATACCCGTCGAAAGCCGATAGAAACACAGTTTATTGAAGAAGGCAAAGCTTTGATGGATAAGCATGGCATTCATGAAATTGTCGTGCATGCCCCATATATCATTAATCTTGGTTCCTATAAAGAAGACACTTTCAAGTTGGCTGTCCGTTTCCTACAAGAGGAAATTCGACGCACCGATTATCTTGGAGTTCGGAATATTGTCTTACATCCGGGAGCTTATACGGATAAAGATGCCGAATACGGTATTGCTCGTATCGCTGATGGACTTAATGAAGTATTGGCTGGAGTAAAAGACACACAGGTGAATATTGCTCTGGAAACGATGGCGGGCAAGGGTACAGAAATCGGAAGAAGTTTTGAAGAAATCGCTGCGATCATGGACAAAGTTGCGGATAATCACAAATTGACAGTATGTATGGATACTTGTCATATACATGATGCAGGATATGATATTGTTAATGACCTGGATGGTGTACTGGATCATTTTGATCGTGTGGTTGGTTTGAGCAAATTAGGCGTCATTCACTTGAACGATAGTAAGAATGCGCGAGGAGCCAGTAAAGACCGACATGCCCCTGTAGGTTCAGGATGGATCGGCTTTCAAGCAATGAATAATGTTGCACGGCATGAGAAGCTGCAGCATCTGCCGATGATCCTCGAGACTCCATGGATCGGGAAAGAGGATAAGTCTCAGCGCCCTATGTATGAAGCAGAGATAGCACTTTTATCGGGAAATCTGAGTGAACGCTTTGGTGGAGATTTCCTTGATCATGTGGAACGTATCGATCACTTGCTTACGAAGAAAGACATTCATTATCGTGACTTTGTTTTGAATACTTGGGATTTGTTAAAAAGCGATGCGAAGGCAAAGAAAGCGGATGGTCGTGAACCTATGGAACGTTTATACGATATCATTCACGAAGAACGTTTGCTGCCCGAATTAACCGAGGAACAGATTAATCATCGCTTAACCGTGTGGTTTGCAGGCCAAGAAGCACTCAAGAACGACTAACATAATAGCAGGAGGAACATCATGAATCAAGCGAGTAATACGGCTCCTTTAAGAGGAGGGGACACCACAATCAATCGCGCTAGGATGCTAATTTCTTGTCCTGACCAGCCGGGAATCGTAGCAGCGGTGTCTCAGTTCTTATTTGAATACGGAGCAAATATTGTACAATCAGATCAATACACGATGGATCCGGAAGGCGGAATGTTCTTCATCAGAATTGAGTTTGATTTACCTGATTTAAGTGCTCGGGTTGAGCAGTTAAAACATGATTTTTCAAAAGTGGCTGATCATTTCCGTTTGGACTGGAGTTTATCGCTCGCCGCGCAGAAGAAGCGCATTGCCATCTTTGTGTCCAAGGAGGATCACTGTTTACTCGAATTGCTATGGCATTGGAGAGCTGGTGATTTGAATGCGGATATCGCTATGGTAATCAGTAACCATCACGATATGAGATCGCTCGTAGAACCGTTTGGAATCCCGTATCATTATATCCCGGTAACTGCCGATACGAAAAAAGATGCCGAGCAACGTCAGCTTGAAGTTGTTGGTGACAATGTGGATGCTATCATTTTGGCTAGATATATGCAGATCGTTTCACCTGCGTTTATCGAGCATTTTGCAAATCGCATCATTAACATTCACCATTCGTTCCTTCCTGCTTTCGTAGGAGGCAAGCCTTATGCTCAAGCGCATAATCGCGGTGTGAAAATCATTGGCGCAACAGCGCACTATGTGACAGAAGAGCTGGATGGCGGACCAATTATCGAACAGGATGTACAGCGGGTAAGTCACCGTGATAACGTAGAGGATTTAAAGCGAATTGGGCGGCATATCGAACGGATCGTTCTGGCTAGGGCAGTTTCTTGGCATGTCGAGGATCGAATCATTGTTCATAACAATAAAACAGTTGTATTTAATTAATAAAATGAATGTTGTACTAAATTGGCACATATAATCAGTCCGTACACATACAAAAGGTTGTCTAGACATATATACGTCTTATAAACTAAGTTTTAAATGGGCATCAGCACTATATGACTTCTTTCACCATAGAGAAGCAATATAGTGCTGATGCCCATTTGTCTTATAATATTTTTTTTGTGTAAATATAGTAATCCAGATCAACTTACTTTTTACACCCTGTTTACTTTATATAAATGGTAAATTTTCAAATGTTCCCCCAAGGGTATTAGTGGCATCGCCATGTAACCATTTATCAATTATTGTATGATATATTGAACGGAAATCGACTTCGCATTTAAGATCACCATTAATAAGAGTGGTGAGATTGGGGTGTGAACCGTAAAGCCCTCCTTTCACTCTTTCACCTATTATGAATACAGGTGCGGCAGTGCCGTGATCGGTGCCGCCGCTGCTATTCTCCCTTAATCGGCGACCAAACTCGGAAAAAACCATAATGATTACATCATTGTGTGTTCCGTTTTCCTTAAGATCCTTAAAGAACGCTCCAAGACCATCGTCTAATGTTTTTAATGTTTCTTTGTGTTGTTGCTTTTCTTGAACATGATCGTCAAAACCACCTAGTTGCAAATAGTAAATCTGGGTTCCCGCTTTTCCGCTTATTAGTTTTGCAGTAAGCTGTAGATCCTGAGAAAACTGTGTGTTTGGATAATCGGCTTTTTTTACATAAGAGCTGACGATGGATTTGATTGCTTCAAGGTTGTTAAATGCCGAGAGCCCTCTTTGGCTTACGACTTGTAGATAATCATTCTGAGAATGAGTTTGATAGATGTTTAGAGCTGATTTTATTAGATTTTTTTGATAAGCATCAGGTGTGCTTGAAGTAAATGCTCGAAATGTTTCTAAAGATTGAACAACCGGAACATCCGAACCGGGAGATATGAAAGCTTTATTCACGGTACCAGCGCCTATTTGGAT
This genomic window from Paenibacillus hexagrammi contains:
- a CDS encoding DUF2621 domain-containing protein, with the translated sequence MNGDFFMWFIIFWVFILLFFMSVGGYFMFRKFLKVLPKEDGKSKLDWQNYYVDNSRHLWTDDSKRFLDQLVSPVPTPFRDIAKHSIAAKIGEVALEEGASKVTRDHCIKGYILATPKRDYKSLTSFLEKQQIDYSSHKHLLERAGY
- a CDS encoding deoxyribonuclease IV, yielding MPKIGSHVSFSDKGLLNAAEEAISYGSSTFMIYTGAPQNTRRKPIETQFIEEGKALMDKHGIHEIVVHAPYIINLGSYKEDTFKLAVRFLQEEIRRTDYLGVRNIVLHPGAYTDKDAEYGIARIADGLNEVLAGVKDTQVNIALETMAGKGTEIGRSFEEIAAIMDKVADNHKLTVCMDTCHIHDAGYDIVNDLDGVLDHFDRVVGLSKLGVIHLNDSKNARGASKDRHAPVGSGWIGFQAMNNVARHEKLQHLPMILETPWIGKEDKSQRPMYEAEIALLSGNLSERFGGDFLDHVERIDHLLTKKDIHYRDFVLNTWDLLKSDAKAKKADGREPMERLYDIIHEERLLPELTEEQINHRLTVWFAGQEALKND
- the purU gene encoding formyltetrahydrofolate deformylase, translating into MNQASNTAPLRGGDTTINRARMLISCPDQPGIVAAVSQFLFEYGANIVQSDQYTMDPEGGMFFIRIEFDLPDLSARVEQLKHDFSKVADHFRLDWSLSLAAQKKRIAIFVSKEDHCLLELLWHWRAGDLNADIAMVISNHHDMRSLVEPFGIPYHYIPVTADTKKDAEQRQLEVVGDNVDAIILARYMQIVSPAFIEHFANRIINIHHSFLPAFVGGKPYAQAHNRGVKIIGATAHYVTEELDGGPIIEQDVQRVSHRDNVEDLKRIGRHIERIVLARAVSWHVEDRIIVHNNKTVVFN
- a CDS encoding DUF1501 domain-containing protein, which translates into the protein MNLTRRDFLIKSSQLIATISLGGFSRIGQAVYANNDAATLPVKSPTLVVVQLSGGNDGLNTVIPYTNGRYYDARPTLRYKQEEVLPLNNQIGLHPCLRNLQFMFQDGKLAIVQGVGYPKPDLSHFRSMEIWQTGVPESIATTGWLGRYITSSSADHHLPAIQIGAGTVNKAFISPGSDVPVVQSLETFRAFTSSTPDAYQKNLIKSALNIYQTHSQNDYLQVVSQRGLSAFNNLEAIKSIVSSYVKKADYPNTQFSQDLQLTAKLISGKAGTQIYYLQLGGFDDHVQEKQQHKETLKTLDDGLGAFFKDLKENGTHNDVIIMVFSEFGRRLRENSSGGTDHGTAAPVFIIGERVKGGLYGSHPNLTTLINGDLKCEVDFRSIYHTIIDKWLHGDATNTLGGTFENLPFI